The Calothrix sp. PCC 7507 DNA segment GGGGACATTATCCCATCGCACCTTTAGGAGTTGAGTTAGGTATTTGGCAAGGAGAATATCAGAGTGCGGAGTTACCCTGGCTACGCTGGTGGGATTCGCAAGGTAATTTGTTGCTGACTGGGGATGAAAGAGCTGAACAAGAACGCCAACGGGCTGAACAAGAACGCCAACGGGCTGAACAAGAACACCAACGGGCTGAACAAGAACGCCAACGGGCCGATCGCCTAATTGCTCAATTGCGATCACTTGGTGTGGAACCAGAAGCTGATTAACTGCGATCGCCCCTCCGCCTTTTCATTGCTAAACTAAAAAACAATCCTCACTGCCAAGCAAAGGTAGCCTTATGACCTCTGCAACCAACCTCGATACTAATCTTACCCCTTTCCCCGATCATACGCAGCTACCAGAGTCCGACGGCACTTTCGTGAAAAACTTTCAGGAACATCCCCAAAGCATTCTCATCACGGACTCGATTAAACCGATATTGCAAAAACGTCATCCTGATGGGCAATACTGTATTGGTCAAGATTGTGGGATCTACTGGCGGATGACTGATCCCCCGGAAAAAGGAGCAGAAGCACCAGACTGGTTTTATGTAGGTAATGTACCACCCTTACTGGATGGGCAAACACGAAGGTCTTATGTATTGTGGCGAGAATTTATTGCTCCTCTGATTGTCTTAGAATTTGTCTCTGGGGATGGTAGCGAGGAGCGAGATAAAACCCCTTGGAAGGGGAAATTTTGGATTTATGAGCAGGTAATTCATCCGGCTTTTTACGGTATTTATGAAGTGAATAAAGCCAGTGTAGAAGTTTATCACTTAGTTGAAGGACAGTATCAGCTTTTAGCAGCAAATGAACAGGGACATTATCCCATACATCCTTTAGGCGTTGAGTTAGGCATTTGGCTAGGAGTCTACCAGAATATGGAATTACCCTGGCTACGCTGGTGGGATTTGCAAGGTAATTTGTTGTTGACTGGTGAGGAAAGAGCCGAACGAGAATCTCAACGGGCTGAACAGGAACGCCAACGGGCCGATCGCCTCACTGCTCAATTGCGTGCTTTGGGAATAGAACCAGAAGCCTAATATTTTGGGACTTTGCTTTAAATAGAAATTCTATTCCCTATTCCCTAATTCTAAATATCTAACCCCACAACTGTTAACTCTGGCGGATGCTCAACAGTGAACTGGTAATATATTTCCCTTTGTTCTTCAGGCGCAAGAGTTAATACCCATTCCAAAATCCCCATTTCGCCGAGTTGAATGTGTGGGTTGCTGCGGGTGAGGCGGACTTTAATCTGTTCGCTGCGGCTGACTGGTAATTGTTCTGTTAATTTTAGATGAGTTTCTTGATTGAGCAAGTTAGTAATGATCAATCGATAACCATAAGTAATTCGCCGCTGGTTGCTAATTAACTTTTTATCTACCTGACGCTCAACTAAGTCACGCTCAATTTTTAAACTTTCATCAATTCCTAAGTTCAATTTAAATTCTTGTCCTGGTGCAATATTTTCTAGCTGAGTAGTACCCACAAAAATATCATCACGGAAAATATTGGCTTTACCGGGTAAAAAAGTTGCACCATTTGGGCTATTTTTGACGTTAGCTTGCAAATAAGCAAAGCTCACTAAGCGTGGCACGGCTACATAATCGAAACTACTGGGATAATCATCTTGGAAGATTGTCGTTTTATGGGGTGCGCCATCACTGGGAATATTCCCACCACTATTGAGTTTAAAGGTAACTACACTCCCTTGTTTTGTAACTTCTGCAACGACAGTTTCTGCTTTGATAGGGCTGCTTTCTGCAACTTCATCTTCTTCTTGTCCATAGGCTTCAGCAGCAGAAGAAGGTTTAAGCATTATGGTAGGAGCAGATGGGAGTCGTCTTCTGTCCATGAATTCCACTGGTGGACGTGGAGTTCCTATATACCAGGGTTCAAGTTTGGGTGGGAGTGTACCTAATCCTGGTTTGGCGGTGGAAAGGGTGAGAGCAACCCCAAGCCAATCTTCGCCTGTGCTTTGGGTAACTTCTGCCAAGTAGCTTAGATGTACCATATTGCTGGTACTGTGAAAGCGCAAGTCATAAAGCGGAGTCCAACTGGCGCGATTCACCATATAAGACACCTCTAGCTCAAATTCGCTTTCCCCTGCAACTTCAGTTGCAATAATCAAGCTGAAGCTTTCTTTGGGATGAGGTGTTTGGATTTTTTGCAATGAGGCGTAGAGGACTTGTAACTGCTTGTCTAATTCTTGTTCTTGGCTTTTGCACTCTCCAGCAGCGATCGCATATTCACCATACTGACTACCCAAAAAGTTGAGAAAATCCAGAGTTTCACTCAGGCTGAGATTTTTCCTTGCCAAACTCTGAGCAAAGGGTTCTTCTGTTTTTTCCCGTAAGCCAGCGATAAAACTCGATTGCAGAACTAAAGCATCTACTTGCGCCTGTAAATGGCGTTTATCTGCTTCTATCTGCTGAATTTGCCGTGTCAACTGCGCGACTCGTTCGGCGACGGGTTCGGTGGTGTAGATGCGATCGCTACTCACTCCCAGCAAACGCACTCCCACAGTACCCGCACCGCGAACCCTAACGGATTCAGGTTCTAGAGTCACTGGTAGTGAGGGGATGACTAATTCCTGTTCCATTCCTGTTAGGGAAACTGTGCCTAGTCTTGTCACTAAGGCTTTGTTCCCGTACACTGTCACAGCAACAATCTGGCTGAAAATTATTCTGCGTGAAGATGACGTTTCCGGGTTAACCACTACCAGTTTTCCCCCTTTTTTTATGGTTCTGCTGGTCAATTCTTAATGGTTATTGGTCTAGTCGTCAAGTACCAGTTATCAGTTATCAGTTATCAGTTATCAGTTATCAGTTATCAGTGTGTTTACTGTTTACTGTTTACTGTTTACTGTTCACTGTTCCCTCTTCTTGTTTTTCCTCAAATGTACCCCAAGCGATATGAGTATTTTGCTGGATAAATTTCTTGGCTGCGTCTAGTAGATACTCAAAGTATGTCCGAGCGACGATAGATAATTGTTTGCCGGATGGGTGAACCATGTACCATGTTCGCTTAATGGGAAAGTGTTCTACATCCAGAATCGTCACCTCTGATGACTCTGCTATTAAGGTGTGGAGAGATAAAACAGAAATTCCTAAACCACCAGCGATCGCTTGTTTAATTGCTTCATTACTCCCCAACTCCAGCTTAACTTTTACGGATATTCCTTCTTGATCGAACAGGCTTTGAACAGCACGGCGTGTTCCTGAACCCGGTTCCCGCATAATAAAAGGTTCTTCGGCTAGGCGTTGGATAGGGATATTTTTTTCCTTTGCTAATGGATGATTAACGGGTGCAAACACTACCAAGGGATTATCTAAAAAAGGTTGACAATTTACATCCATATTTTCTGGAACTTGACTCATAATATACAAGTCGTCCAGGTTATTACTCATCCTGTCTAAAATGCCTTCATGATTTGTTACTTGCAGCGAAATTTCAATCCCCGGATAAAGTTGGCAGAATGGCCCCAACAAACGGGGGATAAAGTACTTAGCTGTTGTGATTGCAGCCAAGCGCAATTGCCCTTGTTTGAGACCTTTTAAATCTGCTACCTTCATTTCAAATTGAGCTATGGTCTCAAAAATTTGCCGACATGTAGCAAATAATTCTCGTCCTGCTTCTGTCAAATAAAGGCGTTTACCCACCTGCTCAAATAATGGTAATCCTACCGATTTTGTGAGCTGCTTGATCTGCATGGAAACGGTGGGTTGGGTGAGAAATAATTCCTCAGCAGCACGAGTAAAGCTGCTGTGTCGTGCTGCAGCCTCAAATACCTTTAACTGGTGTAGTGTTGCTTGGTTCAAGAGTGATTCTCCTCGAAGTAGCGATTCATAGATATAAATCTAGTATCACTGAACACTACCCCCTGATGGAACTATGGTTCCACAAAAATTATGACTTATATGTATAGATAAAACTCTACTCTCCCTATTACGATAAAGGTATTTTACTTATAGAGTTGACCAGCTATGATCGTAACAACAAGCAAAGTGTAAGATGCCTTCCAACCGACGAATGCTGAATGATGAATATTAAATACTGGGTGAGAATTGCCTACAATTCATCATTCATGATTTATAGTTCACCATTCATCATTCTTCCATAATTTCTTCCACAATTTTGATGGGTAACTTGCCTAAATCTGGTAACTGAAGCACTTCTATTTCGGCAACTTGTTCTTTGATATTGATTGGTAAATTGAATGGTTGACGCTGTTCTATCCAACAACTTGCTAGTGGTAAAGTTTGCTCTAGTTCATCTAGTGGGCGCGGAATCACCATGACTGCATTTAACTCCCCAATGCGTTCTGCTTCATACATCCCAGCTTCCACGGCTACCGCTACATTTGCCACGGTACCGCGAATAATAGCTGTACATAGACCGGCACCAATTTTTTCATAGGCTGCCAAATGGACATCAGCAGCTTTGAGCATGGCATCACAAGCACCCACCATCGCCGGAAACCCTCGCGTCTCGACTAAACCCACTGCTTGATTACTCAGACGGCTATAGTTGCCTTCTTCCATGATTTTAGTGAGACGAGTGGTGATAGGCAGCACAACGTCCAGGTTAGGATAAGGTCGGGGAATCACTAAGCTAGAAATCAACTGACCAAACTGTTCGGCAGTTTGCACACCAGCTTCTACCGCCAGACGAACATCAGCGATACCACCTCTGACAATTGCAGTACAATGACCACTCCCAGTTTTTTCATAGCCAACTAGATGAACCCCTGCCGATTTCAGCATCATGTCAGCTGTTCCCACGATCGCCGGAAAGCTACTGGTAGATACTAAACCCAAAGCAGTGTCCTGGAAGCTCTCTCGCCGCCGGGATGCCTGGACTGTGGTAAAAGGCTGTTGATTATATGTTTCCATATGAAGTCTTGAAGATACTCACAGAAAGGATAAAAGCTGTACCCCTGTGGGGAAGTAAGCTACGCCTAGCGTCTCTCATAAGAGAAGAATGAAAATAGCGAAACCTCAGCCCTTACTTACACTCTAGGCTTAATTTCAGAATTCAGACTTCATACTTTCAGACTTCATACTTCAGACTTCTATTTTGAATGCTCGTCAGAGGTGGGTTCACTTAAAGATTGTCGATGGGGAAACAATGTGATCAAAAGCCTTTGTATACTCCCTTGACCATAAATTTGAGTACCGATACCGTTAGAAGATTCAGCGATCGCCTGATCGGGTTGTGAGTCTGGATTGGTTTCTGTGGAGTCAGCAAGTTTGGGAGTTGACTCTATAGCAGGAGACTCACTTTCTGGAGTGTCAGATGAGGATGAAAGGGGAACAGACTCGTGTTGTAACTCCAGGAATGCTGTAGCGGAGAACTTAGTTGAGGAAATTGTCTTACCTTCTTTAGTTTCCGTTTTACTGTGTCCTTCTGCCCAGTAGTCCTCTTCTCCATGATCAAGTATTTTTGCGGAAGCAGAATTAGTTGTAGATGTTTCCAGTTGCTTTGTTTCCACAATACTGCGACTAGTGTCTCCGATAATTGACCCAGGTGGAATTACTTGTCCAGGTGCAACCAAAGAGTTAAAAACGGTTGTGGCTGAACCAATACAAGCATTTGTTCCTATTTTACCTGGGCCAATCATCAAAAACCCTGCTCCTAGGCTTGCTCCTGCTTCAACTTCTAGAGTGCCTTCATTGACTTGGAGAATTGACCCCATGCCAACACAGACCCCCGAACCGATGATGATCTTGCTGTTTGTAGCCGCTTGGAGTATCACCCCTGGTGCGATGACTGCACTGGGATGAATAATTACCTCGCCACTAATATAAGGATCAAAGTTATTACTGAGGCGCAGTGGCGGCACAGACATGGAAATTGTCACCTCGGAAGCCAGTTATCAGTTATCAGGGATCAGTTAACAGTTACTTGTACTGAGCGTAGTCGAAGTATCAGTTGTCGAGTTAACTGTTAACTGTTAACTGTTCCTTGGGACTACGGACGTTGAATAATTGTTTCTAGTACCCGGCGCTTGGCTTTGGAGTCAATCCCAATTAAGCGGACATATTCCCCTGGGTATTCGGCAAGGTTTGCTTCCAAGGCGGCGATCGCGGCTCTTTCGGAAGTTGCCTCGATTGGCCCGGTACTAGTCCAAGAACCAGTGCGGAAACGCCTTTGGTCTACGTGTTCAACGCTAATTTTGTACCCACCAGCCAATAGTTGCCGTAACTGATCCACTACCTCAGTACTCAAGCGGGTGCTGGTTGCTGTCGCTGTTGCAGTTGCTGTTGTCGAGACAAATGATTTTTGGCTACCAGATGGGCTAGCTTGGCCGTTGGGTCGTTGGATAATGCTTTCTAACACCCGCCGTTTGGCTTTGGTGTCAATGCCAATCAACCGCACATACTCGCCTTGATGGTTGTTAATGCAGTCTTCTAAGGCAGCAACAACATCATTGGCGGAATTGGCGTTAATTGCTTCACAACTTTGCCAAGAACCAGTACGGAATCGTCGCTCATCTACATGTTCTGTGCCGATTTTGTAACCACCTGCTAACAGCTGGCGGATTTGATCGACGGTTTCAGAGCTGATACGTCCACTACCATTACCGTTACTGCTACCGTTGCCACCGCCGTTGTAACTGTGATGAGATTGAGTAGCAGGCGCTCTAAAGTTAGCAGGTGCGCCAACTGTGCCATCGGGACGTTGAATAATTGTCTCCAGCACACGCCGTCTACCTTTGTCAATACCAAATAAACGGACATATTCACCACTATGGTCTCTCAGACAAGATTCCAAAGCAGCGATCGCTTCACCTATGCTTCTCGGTTCAATTGGCTGGCAACTAGTCCAAGAGCCAGTACGGAACCTTCTTTGGTCTACGTGTTCGGTGCCAATTTTATAACCTTGCTCCAATAGATAGCGTATCTGCTCTATTGTTTCTGCACCCAAGCGATTGCTCGACACTTCACTACTCCTTTCTAACTCTAAAACAGTAACACCATTACTTGTATAAGATTTAGTATTCTCATCCCGAATGGGAGCAATACATTTGCTATCTGCAGCACAGCGATAACCAGCCCGCAAAGCTTGATTAATCCCAACCACATGATGGGCAAATTCTTCATCCTGCTCTTGCACATCTGGCAAGCGGTCAGCTTGCTGTTGGTTAGTGATGATCGCTCCCGAAGGTACATATTTACCTGGGGGAATTTCTACATCTTGAATCAAAGCGTGCATCATCACGATGCAACCAGCACCCACCCTGGCATTAAATACCGTGGAGCGAAAACCAATGAAGGAATTATCCCCAACATAGGCTGGCCCGTGAATTAGAGCCATGTGGGTAATGCAAGTGTTTTTACCAATCCATACAGAGTATTGGTTTTGGTCATCGCCAATTACTCGTCCTTGCTCTAACCCATGAATGACAACACCATCTTGAATATTAGTATTTTCACCAAGATAAAAAGGTGTACCTTCATCCGCTCTAATCGTAGTCCCCGGAGCAACGATTACATTTGCACCTATTCGTACATCCCCAATCAGATTGGAGAACGAATGTACAAAAGAAGTTTCATGGATTTGGGGTTCAGCCAAACTCCTTGACCACGGGGTTGGGGGTGCCGCCGTGCTGCGGACTGCCATCGCGAGATTCCTCCTAATATTTTCAGTTATCAGTTACCAGTTACTTGTACTGAGCGACTTGTGCCGAGCGAAGTCGAGGTAAGTCGAAGTATCAGCCTGTGCACTGTTCACTGTTCACTGACTATCTGTATTGGTCTTTTTTGCTGTAAATGAGACGATCTTCCACGTGAATAGTATCTATAATCGCCACCACTGCTGCATCCAAAGGACGCTGTTCATTACCCTGAATTTGACGAGCGGCACTGCCTCTACTGACCAGTACCCACTCATCTACTCCAGCACCGACAATATCTGCCGCAACTTCGTATGTTGGCAGGGGGTTGCCATCTTCGTCTACTAATTGCAACAACAGTAATTTCACACCGCGAAGACTTGGATCTTTTTGAGTGCTGACTACTGTGCCACGAACTTTAGCAACTTGCATTATGCGTTATGGTCTTCTACCAAAAGGACGGATGGCGTTGACATTTTCCCGGAACTGTTCTACGTCTTCGGTATAACGAATTGGCAGGACGTACTCTAAGTTTTCATGAGGACGAGCAATGATGTGGGTAGACAGAACTTGTCCGCCGTTGACTCGCTTCACTGATTCCACGCCAGCCGCTACAGAAGCTTGCACTTCGGAAACGTCTCCTCTGACGATGACTGTGACTCGACCACTGCCGATTTTTTCATAGCCTACTAAGGTGACGCGAGCTGCTTTCACCATTGCATCCGCTGCTTCTACAACCGCTGGAAATCCCAGCGTTTCTACCATTCCCACTGCAATTGACATGAGTTTTAACCCTTAAATTAAGTTTCTAAACCTGGCTCACAGAAGCACGCAATCAAATTACTTTGTTAAACCAGTTTCTAGGTACGGAACTGTTCTACAGCTTCCGTATAACGAATCGGTAAGACATATTCTAGGTTTTCATGGGGACGAGCAATGATGTGAGTAGATACTACTTCACCACCATTGACTCTCCTGGCTGCTTCTACCCCGGCTGCAACTGAGGCTTGCACCTCAGACACGTCTCCACGCACAATCACTGTGACGCGAGCGCTACCGATTTTTTCATAACCTACCAGCGTGACACGGGCTGCTTTCACCATTGCATCAGCAGCTTCTACTACTGCCGGAAAGCCTTTAGTCTCAATCATTCCAACTGCAATTGGCATCGCAGAACTCCTAAAAAATTAATCCGAACAGTACTGTTGTTTGAAATCTTTGACGGGGAAGCCGATCTTAAGCTAAGAAAACACTTCTAAATTAAGCATAGGAAAGCTTGGCGTCCCTGGCAATATAACTTACCATAATAGTTTATGATAAAACTGTTTAAGAAAACTTAATAAAAATTAATATTGCCATCTAGTTAATGAAAATTCACGGATTGCTAGAGCAGCCAAATCAGCTTTATAATTTTTTAATTACATTTGTTAATCCGTGGTTAATAAACCCTATAATTCCAGATCGGGAGGCCTAATCTGAGTCTGAATGTTTTGCCATAACTATCTTTTCGTGATTTTGGCTACCTGTACATTTACAAGCTAAAAGGTATATAAGTTTTTATAATAATCGATATAAATTGACGATGTAGAGGTAAGAATTCCAATGTTATAAGTAAAGTGTAATGGAGCAATTAAATATTTTTATTTCGTGAAATACAGTTCTTTTAACTGTGTAATGTCAAGCTAAATATAGAAATCATATTTTACATCAGCTGATTTTAAAATCAAGCATTTCATTCTGAGTCGTCAAAGGAATTTTCAATGAATCATTTTCTCTATATAACAAGTTGGTTGGTGCCTTTTTACGGTTTAGTCGGCGCGATTCTAACCTTGCCGTGGGCAATGGGAATTATTCGGCAGACAGGGCCTAGACCTGCGGCATACTTAAACTTGTTGACGACTCTTTTGGCTTTTGCCCATAGCCTGTTGGTGTTTAAAGATATTTGGGATAAAGAACCAGAAAGCCTGTTGATTCATTGGTTTAAAGCTGCCAATTTAGATTTATCCATTGCTTTGGAAATTTCGCCAGTCAGTGTTGGGGCGACAGTTTTAATTACAGGATTAAGTTTGCTGGCACAAATTTATGCCCTGGGCTATTTGGAAAAAGACTGGGGATTGGCGCGTTTTTTTGCGTTGATTGGTTTTTTTGAAGCGGCTTTGAGTGGTTTAGCAATCAGTGATTCCTTGTTTCTCAGCTATGCCTTGTTGGAGGTTTTGACACTTTCTACCTACTTGTTAGTGGGATTTTGGTATGCACAACCTTTAGTAGTAACGGCGGCGCGGGATGCATTTTGGACTAAGCGTGTGGGAGATTTATTACTCCTCATGGCTGTAGTCACACTTTCCACTTTAGCCGGTAGTTTGAATTTTTCTGATTTATATGAGTGGGCACAAACAGCCAACCTTGACCCAGTCACATCAACATTGTTAGGTTTAGCATTGATTGCGGGACCGGCGGGTAAATGTGCCCAGTTTCCCCTGCATCTATGGCTAGATGAAGCTATGGAAGGGCCAAACCCCGCATCAATTAT contains these protein-coding regions:
- a CDS encoding EutN/CcmL family microcompartment protein — protein: MQVAKVRGTVVSTQKDPSLRGVKLLLLQLVDEDGNPLPTYEVAADIVGAGVDEWVLVSRGSAARQIQGNEQRPLDAAVVAIIDTIHVEDRLIYSKKDQYR
- a CDS encoding LysR family transcriptional regulator; its protein translation is MNQATLHQLKVFEAAARHSSFTRAAEELFLTQPTVSMQIKQLTKSVGLPLFEQVGKRLYLTEAGRELFATCRQIFETIAQFEMKVADLKGLKQGQLRLAAITTAKYFIPRLLGPFCQLYPGIEISLQVTNHEGILDRMSNNLDDLYIMSQVPENMDVNCQPFLDNPLVVFAPVNHPLAKEKNIPIQRLAEEPFIMREPGSGTRRAVQSLFDQEGISVKVKLELGSNEAIKQAIAGGLGISVLSLHTLIAESSEVTILDVEHFPIKRTWYMVHPSGKQLSIVARTYFEYLLDAAKKFIQQNTHIAWGTFEEKQEEGTVNSKQ
- a CDS encoding carbon dioxide-concentrating mechanism protein CcmK codes for the protein MPIAVGMIETKGFPAVVEAADAMVKAARVTLVGYEKIGSARVTVIVRGDVSEVQASVAAGVEAARRVNGGEVVSTHIIARPHENLEYVLPIRYTEAVEQFRT
- a CDS encoding carbon dioxide-concentrating mechanism protein CcmK, whose translation is MSIAVGMVETLGFPAVVEAADAMVKAARVTLVGYEKIGSGRVTVIVRGDVSEVQASVAAGVESVKRVNGGQVLSTHIIARPHENLEYVLPIRYTEDVEQFRENVNAIRPFGRRP
- a CDS encoding ribulose bisphosphate carboxylase small subunit; its protein translation is MAVRSTAAPPTPWSRSLAEPQIHETSFVHSFSNLIGDVRIGANVIVAPGTTIRADEGTPFYLGENTNIQDGVVIHGLEQGRVIGDDQNQYSVWIGKNTCITHMALIHGPAYVGDNSFIGFRSTVFNARVGAGCIVMMHALIQDVEIPPGKYVPSGAIITNQQQADRLPDVQEQDEEFAHHVVGINQALRAGYRCAADSKCIAPIRDENTKSYTSNGVTVLELERSSEVSSNRLGAETIEQIRYLLEQGYKIGTEHVDQRRFRTGSWTSCQPIEPRSIGEAIAALESCLRDHSGEYVRLFGIDKGRRRVLETIIQRPDGTVGAPANFRAPATQSHHSYNGGGNGSSNGNGSGRISSETVDQIRQLLAGGYKIGTEHVDERRFRTGSWQSCEAINANSANDVVAALEDCINNHQGEYVRLIGIDTKAKRRVLESIIQRPNGQASPSGSQKSFVSTTATATATATSTRLSTEVVDQLRQLLAGGYKISVEHVDQRRFRTGSWTSTGPIEATSERAAIAALEANLAEYPGEYVRLIGIDSKAKRRVLETIIQRP
- a CDS encoding hexapeptide repeat-containing transferase, with amino-acid sequence MSVPPLRLSNNFDPYISGEVIIHPSAVIAPGVILQAATNSKIIIGSGVCVGMGSILQVNEGTLEVEAGASLGAGFLMIGPGKIGTNACIGSATTVFNSLVAPGQVIPPGSIIGDTSRSIVETKQLETSTTNSASAKILDHGEEDYWAEGHSKTETKEGKTISSTKFSATAFLELQHESVPLSSSSDTPESESPAIESTPKLADSTETNPDSQPDQAIAESSNGIGTQIYGQGSIQRLLITLFPHRQSLSEPTSDEHSK
- a CDS encoding carbon dioxide-concentrating mechanism protein CcmK, coding for METYNQQPFTTVQASRRRESFQDTALGLVSTSSFPAIVGTADMMLKSAGVHLVGYEKTGSGHCTAIVRGGIADVRLAVEAGVQTAEQFGQLISSLVIPRPYPNLDVVLPITTRLTKIMEEGNYSRLSNQAVGLVETRGFPAMVGACDAMLKAADVHLAAYEKIGAGLCTAIIRGTVANVAVAVEAGMYEAERIGELNAVMVIPRPLDELEQTLPLASCWIEQRQPFNLPINIKEQVAEIEVLQLPDLGKLPIKIVEEIMEE
- a CDS encoding mucoidy inhibitor MuiA family protein → MVNPETSSSRRIIFSQIVAVTVYGNKALVTRLGTVSLTGMEQELVIPSLPVTLEPESVRVRGAGTVGVRLLGVSSDRIYTTEPVAERVAQLTRQIQQIEADKRHLQAQVDALVLQSSFIAGLREKTEEPFAQSLARKNLSLSETLDFLNFLGSQYGEYAIAAGECKSQEQELDKQLQVLYASLQKIQTPHPKESFSLIIATEVAGESEFELEVSYMVNRASWTPLYDLRFHSTSNMVHLSYLAEVTQSTGEDWLGVALTLSTAKPGLGTLPPKLEPWYIGTPRPPVEFMDRRRLPSAPTIMLKPSSAAEAYGQEEDEVAESSPIKAETVVAEVTKQGSVVTFKLNSGGNIPSDGAPHKTTIFQDDYPSSFDYVAVPRLVSFAYLQANVKNSPNGATFLPGKANIFRDDIFVGTTQLENIAPGQEFKLNLGIDESLKIERDLVERQVDKKLISNQRRITYGYRLIITNLLNQETHLKLTEQLPVSRSEQIKVRLTRSNPHIQLGEMGILEWVLTLAPEEQREIYYQFTVEHPPELTVVGLDI
- a CDS encoding Uma2 family endonuclease; protein product: MTSATNLDTNLTPFPDHTQLPESDGTFVKNFQEHPQSILITDSIKPILQKRHPDGQYCIGQDCGIYWRMTDPPEKGAEAPDWFYVGNVPPLLDGQTRRSYVLWREFIAPLIVLEFVSGDGSEERDKTPWKGKFWIYEQVIHPAFYGIYEVNKASVEVYHLVEGQYQLLAANEQGHYPIHPLGVELGIWLGVYQNMELPWLRWWDLQGNLLLTGEERAERESQRAEQERQRADRLTAQLRALGIEPEA